TTCTTTATAAATATACACATAATTAATcttcatgctcattacaaccTTAAACTCCTCACATTACTCCAAAACAACATGTCCAACTTCAAATCAATTGTATCattacaatttttctttttctcttcaatttcaCTCTTATTGCTTATACCTTCTTGTTTAGCTTACAATGTGGTTAATTTTGGAGCTAAAGGAGATGGAAAGACAGACTCAACCGCGCCATTTCTTCGTGCTTGGATGTCTGCATGCAGCTCAACTAGTCCATCCAACGTGTACGTTCCTAAGGGAACGTACCTTATAAGGCCAGTGACATTCACTGGCCCTTGCCGGAGCAGAATTGAGTTCTGTATTGACGGAACTATTGTTGCTCCGGTTGATTATAATGTCATTGGAAGTTCaaatttttggattttgtttTATAAAGTTAGTAGACTTTCTATCTATGGTGGAACAATTGATGCTAAAGGACATAGTTTTTGGTCATGTAGAAGATCTGGACATTCTTGTCCTCCTGGAGCTAGGGTAagtaattatgtttttaatcaACTTAGTATGTAACTTAATATAACAAAAGTTTAATTTCTATAGAGTATTAACTAATGTAAAGAATTTTATAATATCAGTTCATTTAGtgtatgataatatatatatatatatatatatatatatatatatattgtttactacCGAAAATAGTGATTTGTCCTATAAAACAAGATTTTCTCAacaagggaaaaaggacaaatatatttccgaactatcgtaaatggtatgcagatacccttcgtcatactttagggacattggtgcccctgccgtccaaaaagtagagcatatataccctttacaCGAAcagacatacacgtgtcataatcttattcaCCGACccgatatttattaaatatcgaatCGACGAATAAGATTGCACCACGTGTCCTTATTTAGATcatccgttagagtgaagggcatatatgctctaatttttggacggcaggggcaccactgtcccaaaagtatgacggatggtatctgcataccatttacaataGTTTGAGgctatatttgtcctttttccctttgaaCAAACTAGCTCACTGAAAAAACACATGGTAGGAAGCAAATTACTACTGAAATACTTGGACCCTTCCAAAAATTTTCGTATAAAAACATTACTATTTTTCTCTTTACTCaccaattcaatcaaaatatcagTGAAAATAGTCACAGAATATTTTTCAGGGGAGaacaatatatttttgaataatgATACGTAATTGTTTGTAATattcaaaaaactttattttgtgTCTCACATAAACTGCCATTAGTTGCGTAAGGCGCCTTTAATTAAGTCTCACAAAATATAAAACCTCAAAAGTACTACATATAAGAATTGGGTTCACATTTTTGTGAGACAAAAAAATTGTCTCGCATAATTAACTAGTATCATCAGTTGTGTGAGACACGTAATAAAGCTATTCAAAAAAGTTGTAGCATTAGACTTTCTAATATTCATCCTTAGTCTATATGTTTTGTATCATAAAAATATCTGAACAAACAACGTTATTATAATATTGTGCAATATCTTCAATCTCTACttgattgtaattttttttgtttgaatgcaGTCAATTACATTGTCATGGTGTGATAATGTAGTGGTAAGTGGATTAAAATCATTAAATAGTCAGATAATGAATATGGCAATTGATTATAGTAGCCATGTAAGAGTtgagaaaataagaataagatcTCCAAGTGGAAGTCCAAATACTGATGGAATTCATATAGAGAATTCAAGAGATATTACTATCACAGATAGCATTATTCAGACCGGAGATGATTGTATATCTATTGGCACTGGTTCTATGAATATGTGGATTCAAAAGATTGGTTGTGGCCCTGGACATGGCATAAGGTAAATTATTTTCGAGGCATATTtagaattttaagttattttgatTTAATCGAAAAAAAACAGCAGTTCttttgttccaatttatatATGTGATGTAGTTTAacttgacacgaagtttaagaattaaaaaagaacttttgaaatttgtggtctaaaataaatcatatatgtATGTGCGGGTATAAATAAATTCATCAAggataaaatgaatatatattttatatttaaattgttactaaatatagaaatgcgtgttttttaaattgttaaaagaaaaatgagtggtaaaatattttgattgaaccggtgagaaaagaaaaaactcagtgagaaaagaaaaatagtaatgTTTTCATATGTGTAAATTTGGAAGTTTTCCACTATTTCATGAGAATCTGTTTCCTATTATGCATTTTTTTCAGTGTGATGTTTCCgtgaaaaaattatgttttatagCACAAATTTTCACTGATTGATAATAGGAAAAATCTTTGTTTCGAATAGTGATTAGTCACACAACCTTTAGCTaacagattttttaaaaaaaaaaattaaatcggATAAGCAACAAATTTAGAcaaatatatattcattaatTCTAATTGTAAATAGAATATAGAAGTTTATTagttgatgaaaaaaaatatattttatttttgtttaaaataatacattttcatCCATCTGTTTTATAATGCAAGTTTGAcaaaatttgaaagttgaaacatTTATCGAGACAGTCGTTAGGGCATTTTGCTGCCCACTTATATAATGCGTTCattttatattcttatttttgtcCTTTATAATTCCTCATTGGATACAACTCAcaacattaaaaatttaaatcttatatttattgatttaagaAATTCAATACCTTCAATGTAGAATAtagttacatatataaaatattcttacaaaattctaaaataacaTCCAATATCCGTTTTTGAAATATCACAAgtttgtaataaattttaaagtaacaaaaaataaatttcaatcacaaataaaatatgaagaaacatgattttattgataaagaTATGTAGGTACAAATTTGTTCCTCCCTTGTTCTACTCTCATAATATTTATCCATGATTTGAGGGTCGTTAGGTGGcatatttctcaaactaggatGATTGATTTTGATCTCTCtatgaatatttcattaatttgtGGAACTGTCGAGATGCCTTTTCAAGGGAAATATAGTACCATTGATATAGGCATGAACTAGcgtttagggttgagtagcctccaagaatcataattgaaactgaacacacTTTATAGAGTCTCAACTCGAATTAAACACGTCTTgtaaaatttcacaaaatttcaaCGTCTGCCATCACATTTTATCTTTCTGATACCGtaaatattacatttttatGTCCAAACGCCAACTATATATTTTGTGATATATATTGCAGCATAGGAAGTTTGGCCAATAGCCTAAATGAAGCAGGAGTCCAGAATATAACAGTGGCAAATTCAGTATTCACAAAAACACAAAATGGTGTGAGGGTTAAGTCATGGGCAAGGCCAAGTAATAGCTATGCTAAAAATCTCATCTTCAGAAATCTTGTTATGAGGAATGTTGGCTACCCTATTTTCATTGATCAAAACTATTGCCCTGATAACAATTGTCCACATCAGGTATAACTTTTTACATTATcgatgtatatatatagttatatacGTTAATAAACTCTATTTAAAAGTGGTATAATTCAAATTAGATGATTTATAGTTATTACTGCATTCTAAATTTGTACAAAAAGTATATATCTTCGATCTAAGGTAATGAAATGTGAAGGAAACAAAAAAGGATTATTATTCTTATTGATAAGCGTGATGTTCAGATCTAGTTTTACATAACTATGGATCTATATGATATCTATCACTTTTCAGTTTCCACCAATAACATATACAACTCGTCTCTATTCATTAAGATTAGGATAAATGGAGAAAATTACCTAATATTTTTATCTCTACAAAAATTTAGACCTAAAATCTCATAATTATCAACAAGCCATTATCCACCATAAAGAGGAATTGTATGGTCATTGTATTAACTAGAGCCTACtcatttatattgttatttgttataattaatattatgttttataCGACAAAAAATCATGTtccaaaaaagtatttttagttgttagatcgGATATTCCAATAGACTAAAGATCATTATTAGAAAATCAAGAGTactatattttgataaaacttttgagtactaaataataataataataataatatgtgtgTAATTAAGTTGAAGTAAGTTGTAACTTTTTACACATAAATGATCACAAGTGACGAAAGTTATTTCCTCTCTTTTACTaacaaaaaatctttttttaaaaaataatttttctcataATCGAACATCAgaaaatgattttctttatatttttgtgtgttcGAAATGTATTGCTCTTTCACCTCTAATAAAGTGAAACTCATTTTGTTtattctatatattattttactaaattttgaatatattaatgCAGAATTCAGGAGTGAAGGTGAGTCAAGTAACATACAAGAATATAAAAGGGACATCATCAACACAAGAAGCAATAAAATTAGATTGCAGCCAAACAAATCCATGTAGTG
This genomic stretch from Solanum stenotomum isolate F172 chromosome 10, ASM1918654v1, whole genome shotgun sequence harbors:
- the LOC125878201 gene encoding polygalacturonase-like encodes the protein MSNFKSIVSLQFFFFSSISLLLLIPSCLAYNVVNFGAKGDGKTDSTAPFLRAWMSACSSTSPSNVYVPKGTYLIRPVTFTGPCRSRIEFCIDGTIVAPVDYNVIGSSNFWILFYKVSRLSIYGGTIDAKGHSFWSCRRSGHSCPPGARSITLSWCDNVVVSGLKSLNSQIMNMAIDYSSHVRVEKIRIRSPSGSPNTDGIHIENSRDITITDSIIQTGDDCISIGTGSMNMWIQKIGCGPGHGISIGSLANSLNEAGVQNITVANSVFTKTQNGVRVKSWARPSNSYAKNLIFRNLVMRNVGYPIFIDQNYCPDNNCPHQNSGVKVSQVTYKNIKGTSSTQEAIKLDCSQTNPCSGITLQDIKLTFVDPHLKRPALTYCKNAQGTHRDTVLPRSCF